The following are encoded in a window of Ranitomeya variabilis isolate aRanVar5 chromosome 8, aRanVar5.hap1, whole genome shotgun sequence genomic DNA:
- the LRRN1 gene encoding leucine-rich repeat neuronal protein 1 isoform X1, with amino-acid sequence MACRKHLVLTSYRVLLGFLISSFSGSEAIECPQLCVCGNRPWFTPQSTYREAKTVDCNDLRLIKIPANLSTDTQVLLLQSNNIERTNGELQQLVNLTELDLSQNNISSIQDVGLANLSQLTTLHLEENQVFEMMDYCLQDLTNLEELYINHNQLSSISPSAFAGLRSLLRLHLNSNKLRIIDSRWFESTPNLEILMIGENPVIGILDLNFQPLASLRSLVLAGMYLSNIPGNAFLGLDNLESLSFYDNKLSNVPQVSLQKLPNLKFLDLNKNPIRKVQEGDFKNMLRLKELGINNMAELVSLDRFALDNLPELTKLEATNNPKLSYIHRSAFRNVPTLESLMLNNNALNSVYKGTVESLPNLREISIHSNPLRCDCVLHWMGSNQTTIRFMEPLSMFCALPPEYRGQSVKEALAQDPAGEQCLPMISPDTFPGHLSLDLGMTIALDCRAMAEPEPDIYWVTPMGHKVTTETLSDKYRLSGEGTLQISSVQVEDSGRYTCVAQNSEGADTRVATLRINGTLLDGSQALRLYVQQTEASSVLVSWKVSSSVLASNLKWSSATMKIDNPHITYTARVPADVHEYNLTHLQPATEYEVCLTVSGLHQQAQRACINVTTKGASYSLAVSDQETSAALAAVMGSLFALISFASVTVYAAKRFQRKNYRHSLKKYMQKTSSIPLNELYPPLISLWEGDSEKDKDGTVETKASQVDTSRSYYMWADF; translated from the exons ATGGCCTGCAGGAAGCATCTTGTGCTGACGTCTTACAGGGTCTTGCTTGGATTTCTCATCAGTTCGTTTTCAGGATCTGAAGCCATCGAGTGTCCCCAGCTCTGTGTATGTGGTAACCGTCCATGGTTCACTCCACAGTCCACCTACCGCGAGGCCAAAACTGTGGACTGCAATGACTTACGTCTGATCAAGATCCCGGCCAACCTTTCTACTGACACCCAGGTCCTTCTTCTGCAGAGCAACAACATCGAACGGACTAATGGAGAACTTCAGCAGCTGGTGAACCTGACGGAGCTGGACCTTTCCCAGAATAACATCAGCTCCATCCAAGATGTGGGCCTGGCCAATCTCAGCCAGCTCACCACTCTGCACCTGGAGGAGAACCAAGTCTTTGAGATGATGGACTACTGTCTGCAAGACTTGACCAACCTGGAGGAGCTCTACATCAACCACAACCAGCTCAGCTCCATCTCACCTAGTGCCTTTGCCGGACTGCGCAGTTTACTCCGCCTGCACCTAAACTCCAATAAACTGCGGATTATTGACAGCCGCTGGTTCGAGTCCACCCCCAACCTGGAGATACTGATGATTGGGGAGAACCCAGTCATCGGAATACTGGATCTAAATTTCCAGCCACTAGCGAGCCTGCGGAGCTTGGTCTTGGCGGGCATGTACCTGAGCAATATTCCCGGGAATGCCTTTCTAGGGTTGGACAATCTGGAGAGTTTGTCGTTCTATGATAATAAGCTCAGCAACGTTCCCCAGGTGTCTCTACAAAAGCTCCCCAACCTCAAATTCTTGGACCTTAATAAGAATCCAATCCGGAAGGTTCAGGAAGGAGACTTCAAGAACATGCTGCGTCTGAAGGAGCTTGGGATCAACAATATGGCGGAGCTGGTGTCTCTGGACCGTTTCGCCCTAGACAATCTCCCTGAGTTAACCAAACTTGAAGCAACGAACAATCCCAAACTGTCCTACATCCACCGATCGGCCTTCCGTAACGTGCCTACCCTGGAGAGCCTGATGCTCAATAACAACGCCCTGAACTCCGTGTACAAGGGGACGGTGGAGTCGCTGCCCAACCTGCGGGAAATCAGCATCCACAGTAATCCGCTACGATGCGACTGCGTCCTTCACTGGATGGGATCCAACCAGACCACCATCCGCTTTATGGAGCCGCTGTCCATGTTTTGTGCATTGCCCCCAGAATATCGAGGTCAGTCTGTGAAAGAGGCACTGGCCCAAGACCCGGCGGGAGAGCAGTGCTTACCCATGATATCTCCGGACACCTTCCCCGGCCATCTCAGCCTGGACCTTGGTATGACCATTGCCTTGGATTGCAGAGCAATGGCCGAACCTGAGCCTGATATCTATTGGGTGACCCCCATGGGACATAAGGTCACCACAGAAACCTTGTCAGATAAGTATCGCTTGAGTGGGGAAGGGACGCTCCAGATCAGCAGCGTGCAGGTGGAGGACTCGGGGCGCTATACCTGCGTGGCGCAAAACTCAGAAGGAGCAGACACCAGGGTTGCCACGCTGCGCATTAACGGGACCCTTCTCGATGGCTCTCAGGCTCTGCGGCTTTACGTGCAGCAGACAGAGGCCAGCTCCGTCCTGGTGTCCTGGAAGGTGAGCTCCAGCGTCCTGGCCTCTAACCTTAAGTGGTCTTCAGCCACGATGAAGATCGACAACCCACACATCACATACACGGCCCGCGTGCCCGCTGACGTCCACGAGTACAACCTCACCCATCTGCAGCCCGCCACAGAGTACGAAGTGTGTCTGACTGTTTCCGGTCTCCATCAGCAAGCACAGCGTGCCTGCATCAATGTCACCACCAAAGGCGCATCCTACTCACTGGCCGTCAGTGACCAGGAGACCAGCGCCGCTCTGGCCGCCGTCATGGGTTCGCTTTTCGCCCTCATAAGTTTCGCCTCCGTCACGGTTTATGCAGCGAAAAGATTCCAGAGGAAAAACTATCGTCATTCCCTGAAGAAGTACATGCAGAAGACGTCCTCCATCCCCCTGAACGAGCTGTACCCCCCGCTCATCAGCCTGTGGGAGGGCGACAGCGAGAAGGACAAAGATGGCACTGTGGAGACCAAAGCCTCCCAGGTGGACACATCCCGGAGCTATTACATGTG GGCTGATTTCTAG
- the LRRN1 gene encoding leucine-rich repeat neuronal protein 1 isoform X2 — protein MACRKHLVLTSYRVLLGFLISSFSGSEAIECPQLCVCGNRPWFTPQSTYREAKTVDCNDLRLIKIPANLSTDTQVLLLQSNNIERTNGELQQLVNLTELDLSQNNISSIQDVGLANLSQLTTLHLEENQVFEMMDYCLQDLTNLEELYINHNQLSSISPSAFAGLRSLLRLHLNSNKLRIIDSRWFESTPNLEILMIGENPVIGILDLNFQPLASLRSLVLAGMYLSNIPGNAFLGLDNLESLSFYDNKLSNVPQVSLQKLPNLKFLDLNKNPIRKVQEGDFKNMLRLKELGINNMAELVSLDRFALDNLPELTKLEATNNPKLSYIHRSAFRNVPTLESLMLNNNALNSVYKGTVESLPNLREISIHSNPLRCDCVLHWMGSNQTTIRFMEPLSMFCALPPEYRGQSVKEALAQDPAGEQCLPMISPDTFPGHLSLDLGMTIALDCRAMAEPEPDIYWVTPMGHKVTTETLSDKYRLSGEGTLQISSVQVEDSGRYTCVAQNSEGADTRVATLRINGTLLDGSQALRLYVQQTEASSVLVSWKVSSSVLASNLKWSSATMKIDNPHITYTARVPADVHEYNLTHLQPATEYEVCLTVSGLHQQAQRACINVTTKGASYSLAVSDQETSAALAAVMGSLFALISFASVTVYAAKRFQRKNYRHSLKKYMQKTSSIPLNELYPPLISLWEGDSEKDKDGTVETKASQG, from the exons ATGGCCTGCAGGAAGCATCTTGTGCTGACGTCTTACAGGGTCTTGCTTGGATTTCTCATCAGTTCGTTTTCAGGATCTGAAGCCATCGAGTGTCCCCAGCTCTGTGTATGTGGTAACCGTCCATGGTTCACTCCACAGTCCACCTACCGCGAGGCCAAAACTGTGGACTGCAATGACTTACGTCTGATCAAGATCCCGGCCAACCTTTCTACTGACACCCAGGTCCTTCTTCTGCAGAGCAACAACATCGAACGGACTAATGGAGAACTTCAGCAGCTGGTGAACCTGACGGAGCTGGACCTTTCCCAGAATAACATCAGCTCCATCCAAGATGTGGGCCTGGCCAATCTCAGCCAGCTCACCACTCTGCACCTGGAGGAGAACCAAGTCTTTGAGATGATGGACTACTGTCTGCAAGACTTGACCAACCTGGAGGAGCTCTACATCAACCACAACCAGCTCAGCTCCATCTCACCTAGTGCCTTTGCCGGACTGCGCAGTTTACTCCGCCTGCACCTAAACTCCAATAAACTGCGGATTATTGACAGCCGCTGGTTCGAGTCCACCCCCAACCTGGAGATACTGATGATTGGGGAGAACCCAGTCATCGGAATACTGGATCTAAATTTCCAGCCACTAGCGAGCCTGCGGAGCTTGGTCTTGGCGGGCATGTACCTGAGCAATATTCCCGGGAATGCCTTTCTAGGGTTGGACAATCTGGAGAGTTTGTCGTTCTATGATAATAAGCTCAGCAACGTTCCCCAGGTGTCTCTACAAAAGCTCCCCAACCTCAAATTCTTGGACCTTAATAAGAATCCAATCCGGAAGGTTCAGGAAGGAGACTTCAAGAACATGCTGCGTCTGAAGGAGCTTGGGATCAACAATATGGCGGAGCTGGTGTCTCTGGACCGTTTCGCCCTAGACAATCTCCCTGAGTTAACCAAACTTGAAGCAACGAACAATCCCAAACTGTCCTACATCCACCGATCGGCCTTCCGTAACGTGCCTACCCTGGAGAGCCTGATGCTCAATAACAACGCCCTGAACTCCGTGTACAAGGGGACGGTGGAGTCGCTGCCCAACCTGCGGGAAATCAGCATCCACAGTAATCCGCTACGATGCGACTGCGTCCTTCACTGGATGGGATCCAACCAGACCACCATCCGCTTTATGGAGCCGCTGTCCATGTTTTGTGCATTGCCCCCAGAATATCGAGGTCAGTCTGTGAAAGAGGCACTGGCCCAAGACCCGGCGGGAGAGCAGTGCTTACCCATGATATCTCCGGACACCTTCCCCGGCCATCTCAGCCTGGACCTTGGTATGACCATTGCCTTGGATTGCAGAGCAATGGCCGAACCTGAGCCTGATATCTATTGGGTGACCCCCATGGGACATAAGGTCACCACAGAAACCTTGTCAGATAAGTATCGCTTGAGTGGGGAAGGGACGCTCCAGATCAGCAGCGTGCAGGTGGAGGACTCGGGGCGCTATACCTGCGTGGCGCAAAACTCAGAAGGAGCAGACACCAGGGTTGCCACGCTGCGCATTAACGGGACCCTTCTCGATGGCTCTCAGGCTCTGCGGCTTTACGTGCAGCAGACAGAGGCCAGCTCCGTCCTGGTGTCCTGGAAGGTGAGCTCCAGCGTCCTGGCCTCTAACCTTAAGTGGTCTTCAGCCACGATGAAGATCGACAACCCACACATCACATACACGGCCCGCGTGCCCGCTGACGTCCACGAGTACAACCTCACCCATCTGCAGCCCGCCACAGAGTACGAAGTGTGTCTGACTGTTTCCGGTCTCCATCAGCAAGCACAGCGTGCCTGCATCAATGTCACCACCAAAGGCGCATCCTACTCACTGGCCGTCAGTGACCAGGAGACCAGCGCCGCTCTGGCCGCCGTCATGGGTTCGCTTTTCGCCCTCATAAGTTTCGCCTCCGTCACGGTTTATGCAGCGAAAAGATTCCAGAGGAAAAACTATCGTCATTCCCTGAAGAAGTACATGCAGAAGACGTCCTCCATCCCCCTGAACGAGCTGTACCCCCCGCTCATCAGCCTGTGGGAGGGCGACAGCGAGAAGGACAAAGATGGCACTGTGGAGACCAAAGCCTCCCAG GGCTGA